A DNA window from Actinomadura coerulea contains the following coding sequences:
- a CDS encoding ABC transporter ATP-binding protein: MTDTTDLAELERRAAERGPVYGEGAHIVCDNLVRIYKTDGVEVVALQGLDLLVDPGELVAIVGASGSGKSTLLNILSGLDVPTAGVARVAGSDLLTMASKERLEFRREKVGFVWQQTSRNLLPYLTAAQNVELPMRFAGRSRRERATRAAELLGMLDVGDCAGRRPAELSGGQQQRIAIAVAVANEPRVVLADEPTGELDTATAAGVFAALRRVNEELGTTTVVVTHDAQVSERVDRTVGIRDGRTSVEVRRRSEDDGTRVVEEYALLDRVGRVQLPKGFTEALDLRDRVRLALESDHVGVWPDQEENR; this comes from the coding sequence ATGACCGACACGACCGATCTCGCCGAACTGGAGCGCCGGGCCGCCGAACGCGGCCCCGTCTACGGCGAGGGCGCCCACATCGTCTGCGACAACCTGGTGCGCATCTACAAGACCGACGGCGTCGAGGTCGTCGCCCTCCAGGGACTCGACCTGCTGGTCGACCCCGGCGAGCTCGTCGCCATCGTCGGCGCGTCCGGGTCGGGGAAGTCGACGCTGCTGAACATCCTGTCCGGGCTGGACGTGCCGACCGCCGGCGTCGCCCGCGTCGCCGGCTCGGACCTGCTCACCATGGCGTCCAAGGAGCGGCTGGAGTTCCGGCGCGAGAAGGTCGGGTTCGTCTGGCAGCAGACGTCCCGCAACCTCCTGCCGTACCTGACCGCCGCGCAGAACGTCGAGCTGCCCATGAGGTTCGCCGGGCGGTCGCGCCGCGAGCGCGCCACCCGCGCCGCCGAGCTGCTCGGCATGCTGGACGTCGGCGACTGCGCGGGCCGCCGCCCGGCCGAGCTGTCCGGCGGCCAGCAGCAGCGCATCGCGATCGCCGTGGCCGTCGCCAACGAACCCCGGGTCGTGCTGGCCGACGAGCCGACCGGCGAGCTCGACACCGCCACCGCCGCCGGGGTGTTCGCCGCCCTGCGCCGCGTCAACGAGGAGCTCGGCACCACCACCGTCGTCGTCACCCACGACGCGCAGGTGTCCGAGCGCGTCGACCGGACCGTCGGCATCCGCGACGGCCGCACCAGCGTCGAGGTCCGCCGCCGCTCCGAGGACGACGGGACCCGCGTCGTCGAGGAGTACGCCCTCCTCGACCGGGTCGGCCGCGTCCAGCTGCCGAAGGGCTTCACCGAGGCGCTGGACCTGCGCGACCGCGTCCGCCTCGCCCTGGAGAGCGACCATGTCGGCGTCTGGCCCGACCAGGAGGAGAACCGATGA